From a single Dendropsophus ebraccatus isolate aDenEbr1 chromosome 8, aDenEbr1.pat, whole genome shotgun sequence genomic region:
- the LOC138800084 gene encoding membrane-spanning 4-domains subfamily A member 12-like, translating to MGWTYLGFCGTGYITAGSLTIRAQKRKTIQLVKSSYGMNIVSSIFSLSAIIINIVDFSVIPCEGHCYNKVDATFTIVSITLVLNLLVFCVTVSIAVFGGRALDHVPANVSANVPPMFVIQNVVSVPPTAYPPNSQGICLSPPPYNAQSAVC from the exons TACATCACTGCTGGATCTCTTACAATCAGAGCACAGAAAAGGAAGACTATCCAATTG GTTAAATCCTCTTATGGTATGAACATTGTCTCATCCATATTCAGTTTGTCCgcaattattattaatatagtgGATTTTTCAGTTATACCGTGTGAAGGACATTGCTATAATAAAGTG GATGCCACATTTACAATAGTTTCCATCACCCTTGTTCTGAATCTGCTGGTATTCTGTGTGACAGTCTCCATTGCTGTATTTGGTGGTCGTGCTTTGGATCATGTGCCAGCTAATGTGTCAGCTAATGTCCCTCCG ATGTTTGTGATTCAGAATGTGGTCTCGGTGCCTCCCACTGCTTATCCACCAAACTCTCAAGGAATCTGCCTTTCACCTCCTCCGTATAATGCCCAAAGTGCCGTCTGCTGA